In the genome of Acidobacteriota bacterium, the window CATACCCTTAAAGGTTTTACCCACCACCAAGAACTCTCCAGATTTTTCATCTCTTGCAGCCAAATGATAGTTGGAAAGCCAGCCTGTTCGTCGGCCGTAGCCCCAATCTGCAGCCACAATTACAAGATCCAGATGCTCAGCCGGTTTGATCTTGAACCACTTTTTGCCCCTGGCACCTGGGGTGTAAGTGCTCTCTAAGGATTTAGCCATCAGTCCCTCATGACCCAGTTTCATGGCGCCTTTGAGGAAGCGCTCTGCTTCTTCCTGATTATCGGTAACAATTCTATTAGTTAACAGATACCTGTTGCAAATTTGCGATAGATACTCCCATCTCTTTTGGTAGGGAATATCAATGAGAGGATTTCCTTCCACATAGATTAAATCAAACAGATAGAGTTTGACAGGAACTTCCTGCATCATTTTGGTTATATTGTGTACTCGTCTGAACCTGCGCATCAATTCCTGGAAGGGCAGGGGTCGATCCTTGTCGCCGACAGCGATCACTTCTCCATCCAGTATGGCAGTATGGACTTTCACCTCTTTTCTTATCAGTTCTACTATCTCCGGTAAACTATCGGTGACATCGCTCAGATGTCTACTGTAAATTTTAATTTTTTCACCTTGCTTGTGGATCTGTACCCGGGCACCGTCGAATTTATATTCGAGTGCACTCTTCCCACCATGTTCGGTAAAGACTTGGGTAAAATCCTCGGCCAGTTCTGCCAACATGGGTTGGATGGGTTGGAAAAGTTGCAGGTTGATTCTCTCCAGTTTTTCCTTTCCTGTGACCATTCCGACTCTTGCCACTTCTCCCAAGTTACCGGTGAACATGCAGGCTCGTCTTACCGATACCAAGGATGTACCTACTGCTTGTGCTATGGCTTGC includes:
- a CDS encoding ATP-dependent DNA ligase, whose protein sequence is MVLNNTAFRDLVSLCEKLEATTKKLEKTRLISDFLHSLKEEEIPPAVLLIVGHIFPDTDPRTLEVSWRTIQRVKRDLKKKPSLGKSLTILEVHNYFAEIAAASGRGSRQKKYTLLTNLFARLSPAEERYAIKIIFGEMQHGVSEGVMMQAIAQAVGTSLVSVRRACMFTGNLGEVARVGMVTGKEKLERINLQLFQPIQPMLAELAEDFTQVFTEHGGKSALEYKFDGARVQIHKQGEKIKIYSRHLSDVTDSLPEIVELIRKEVKVHTAILDGEVIAVGDKDRPLPFQELMRRFRRVHNITKMMQEVPVKLYLFDLIYVEGNPLIDIPYQKRWEYLSQICNRYLLTNRIVTDNQEEAERFLKGAMKLGHEGLMAKSLESTYTPGARGKKWFKIKPAEHLDLVIVAADWGYGRRTGWLSNYHLAARDEKSGEFLVVGKTFKGMSDQEFTEITQKLQRLKISEDEYTVYVKPEIVVEIAYNEIQRSLHYRSGFALRFARVMRIRDDKSPQQADTIERVRKLYEKQFKRKAKTKVGFK